In the genome of Nitrospirae bacterium CG2_30_53_67, one region contains:
- a CDS encoding ribosome-binding factor A — translation MRSKRLERVSDVMIAEISRILLRKVKDPRVRYVTVTDVEISKDLKSATVFFSVFDDKLDKEDVLSGLNHAAGFIHKELFHALDIRTIPSLSFKIDPSIEYGAHIQKLLNTIQEGKKEDEKGEP, via the coding sequence ATGCGATCGAAAAGGCTGGAGAGGGTATCGGACGTGATGATCGCCGAGATTTCGAGAATCCTGCTGAGGAAAGTCAAGGATCCACGGGTCAGATATGTCACGGTCACGGATGTCGAGATCAGCAAAGACCTGAAGTCGGCAACGGTCTTTTTTAGTGTTTTTGATGACAAACTGGACAAAGAAGATGTTCTATCCGGTTTGAACCATGCGGCCGGTTTTATACACAAGGAACTGTTCCACGCCCTGGATATCCGGACCATTCCCAGTCTATCCTTCAAAATCGATCCCTCAATAGAGTACGGGGCCCATATACAGAAACTTCTCAATACCATACAGGAAGGAAAAAAAGAGGATGAAAAAGGGGAACCTTAG
- a CDS encoding transcription termination factor NusA has translation MEPNLIQVINALGKEKNIPKETIVEAIQAAILTASRKKYGTEENIEVEINMQTGEIEAYLYREVVENVEDASRQILLKEALEYDETIELGDEFAIRLDVAELGRIAAQTAKQVIVQRVREAERAIILKEFGGRIGETINGIVMRMERGDLIVDLGKAEGVLPQRQKIPGERYNRGERVRALIKNVVDSSKMPQVILSRTDPLFVAKLFETEVPEIYEGVVKIIKVVREPGQRSKLAVVSRDSNVDPVGACVGIKGIRVQAVVQELRGEKIDIISHTDVVRDYIEKALSPAAISRIAVNEEEKSAWVVVEESQLSLAIGKKGQNVRLGSELTGYQINIMSEEEYQRTLKEQQEEAETEKESYSKSLEEISKIRGVGEKTASAILNAGYRSIADLASATSDALSAIPGVGVKTAEKILQSAAELLKEAAEKQAEADALQESAESEENHETGNPDGSEMHQESDPA, from the coding sequence ATGGAACCCAATTTAATCCAGGTGATCAATGCTCTCGGGAAAGAGAAGAATATCCCGAAAGAGACGATCGTCGAGGCTATACAGGCCGCCATTTTGACCGCCTCGAGAAAGAAGTACGGAACCGAGGAAAATATTGAGGTGGAGATCAACATGCAGACCGGGGAGATAGAGGCCTATCTCTATCGTGAGGTGGTGGAAAACGTTGAAGATGCAAGCCGGCAGATCTTGCTGAAAGAGGCGCTCGAATATGACGAGACCATTGAGCTGGGCGATGAGTTTGCCATCCGGCTGGATGTCGCCGAACTGGGGCGAATCGCCGCTCAGACAGCGAAACAAGTCATCGTTCAACGGGTACGCGAGGCCGAACGGGCTATTATTCTAAAGGAATTCGGAGGGAGGATCGGAGAGACGATCAACGGCATCGTGATGCGCATGGAAAGAGGGGATCTCATCGTGGATCTGGGAAAGGCCGAAGGGGTTCTTCCCCAGCGTCAGAAGATCCCAGGCGAGCGTTATAACCGGGGTGAACGGGTCCGGGCTCTCATCAAGAACGTTGTGGATTCCTCCAAGATGCCTCAGGTGATTTTATCGAGGACGGACCCGCTGTTTGTCGCCAAACTCTTTGAGACCGAAGTCCCCGAGATTTATGAAGGCGTGGTCAAGATCATCAAGGTTGTCCGGGAACCCGGCCAGAGGTCCAAGCTCGCCGTGGTATCCAGGGATTCCAATGTGGATCCTGTGGGGGCTTGCGTGGGGATCAAAGGGATCCGTGTTCAGGCCGTGGTGCAGGAACTCCGGGGAGAGAAGATCGACATCATATCGCATACGGACGTGGTCCGGGATTATATTGAGAAGGCGCTTTCTCCGGCGGCCATCTCCAGGATTGCAGTGAATGAAGAAGAAAAGTCCGCCTGGGTTGTGGTGGAAGAGAGCCAGCTTTCCCTGGCCATCGGGAAGAAAGGGCAGAATGTCCGCCTGGGGTCCGAGCTCACCGGGTATCAGATCAATATCATGAGTGAAGAGGAGTACCAGAGGACGCTGAAAGAACAGCAGGAAGAGGCCGAAACCGAGAAAGAGAGCTACAGCAAAAGTCTGGAGGAGATTTCAAAGATTCGCGGCGTTGGGGAGAAGACGGCCAGTGCGATCCTGAATGCCGGGTATCGCTCGATTGCCGATCTGGCATCTGCGACTTCCGATGCCCTTTCGGCCATACCCGGAGTTGGAGTCAAGACGGCGGAGAAGATCCTACAAAGCGCTGCAGAACTCTTGAAAGAGGCGGCGGAAAAACAAGCCGAGGCCGATGCCTTGCAGGAATCCGCTGAATCTGAGGAAAACCATGAGACCGGGAACCCGGACGGCAGTGAAATGCATCAAGAGAGCGACCCGGCATAA